GCACCAATTGCCATTTCATCATTATTAGCTAAGACAGCATCAAATTTAGTGCTGTTTTTAATCCAGTTCTCTGTAATTTGCATTCCGAGGGTTCTTTTCCAGTCACCATTTTCTTCAGCTACTATCTTTATATTAGGGTAATTTTGTAAAACTTGTTTGATTCCTTCTGTTCTTTTGATAGCAGCTTCGTGAGTTGCTTCTCCTTTTAAAATAACTACGTTACCCTTGCCATTAAGCTGTTTTGCGGCATATTCAGCTTCCATAATACCAGAAGTTATGGAATCAGAACCTACATATGCTTCAGCATCATTTTGATTTTTTAAAAAGGTATTGGCACTTATTATTGGAACACCTGAATCCTTTGCTATTTGAGTGTAGTCACCAGATTGTTCAGTGTCAACAGGCAAAACTATTATGGCATTACATTTTTGAGCTACCAAATTGGAGATTTGAGCCTTTTGTCTTGCAGGATCACCTTTAGCATTTACAATAACTAAATCAGTATCAGTTAAGCTTTGGGCATCTTTTTTTATAGCACTTATTACTCTATTTCTAAAATTATCATCTGAAGCAGGAATGGAGAGTCCTATTCTATATTTTTTACTTTTATAAACTATTGCCTGTTTTGAGGAGCATGCTGTAAACAAAAAGCATGTAGCTATCATAAGTAAAATTAAAATATGGCTAGTCTTTTTCATGGAAAATCCTCCTAAACTTTAAACTCATTTATCAAAGTTTTTAATTCATTAGACATTTTGGATAAAACAGTGGTAGTAGAGAAAATTTCCTCAACACTAGCAGTTTGTTCTTCTACAGCAGCAGCAACATCATGATTTGATTCAGAAGAACTTTTGGCAATTTTTTCTATATCAAGGCTCATTCTTTCTACATTAGAAATTTCCTTTACAATACCTTCGATTTCCATTGATATTTCCTTCATTTGTTTGTCCACATCACTGCTAGTGTTTAGTATATCATTAAATGCTTGTTTTGCAGTTTCTGCGATTGAAGTACTTTCTTTTATTTCTTGTACACCAGAGATCATATTTTTTGATAATGTATTTGATTTTTCTTGTATTTCTAGTAACATATTTGTTATTTCTACAGTAGCATTTTGTGAATCTTCAGCCAGTTTCTTAACTTCATCAGCTACAACTGCAAAGCCTTTACCATTTTCTCCAGCACGAGCTGCTTCAATAGCAGAGTTTAAAGCTAATAAATTAGTTTGTGAGGCTATTTCTGTGATGGTATCAACTACTGTCTTGATTTCATTAGATCGTTGATTTAAAAGTTCTGCAATAGATTGCACAGGGACTATTTTACTTTCTACAATTTTTATTTGTTCGATTACCTTCTTTAATTTTTCATTTCCGAGTACAGCTGCATTTGTTGCGGCATCAGAAGTACTTAAAACTTTATAGGCATTTTCACTAATTCTTTTATTAGCCTTAAATAGATCATTTACTACAGAAACGGTTTTCTCAGCTTGATCTGCTTGGATTAATGCTCCTTCAGACAATTCTTGAACTGATACTGCAATTTGTTCAAGTGCTTTTGAACTTTGCTCTGTATTTGTTTGAAGATTATATGCAGCATCTGTTACGTTACTGCTCTCATTATTAATTCTGTTTATTAAATGTCTAAGATTACCTTTCATCTTATTAAAAGCCTCTGCAAGTACACCTAATTCGTCAGAAGATTTTATATCTATATCAGCTAATGCTAGATCATTTTCGGCTATAGAGGTTGCATAATTAACTAATTTTTTAATAGTGCTAACTATGGTATTTATTAAGTAAGTGGCTACAGTAAAGCTTAATATACTTATTGATATTATAAGAAGTATAATTACGATACCAATAACGCTTGCAGTTTTAAGTAGAGCTATTTTTTCGGTTCTTTGATCTGTAAGTTGATTTGTAACTAAATCCTGTATACTATCATTTGAGGAGTTTAAAGTTAAAGAAATTACTTTAAAGCTTTTCATAGCTTGTTCTGCATTTCCGGATTTATTAGCCTCAATTAATTTATTGAGATTTTCTTCGTAAGTAGACATAATTCTTTCAATAACATCTACTGATTTCATACTATTTAGGCTTGTAGTATTTTCTTTAATGAAGTTAATGTTGTTTTTTACAGTCCTTAAAGTTTTTAAGGCGGCATTGTTGGACTTATCATCTTTATTCAATACAACGTTATTAACTTCACTGGTTGAAGTATCAACTAATGAAAAAATCTCATTGGATTTTACGGTTACTTCAATCATGGTATCTAATCTGTTCATTAAATTTTTCATGATTGCAAAGGTTCCTATACTGAGAAAGGTCATAGGAATAATAATACCTGCAAGAATAGTAATTAGCTTTACTCTTAAGCTTCGATTACGTATATTGCCCTGAATATTTTTATGCATAATTCAATCCTCCTGGAATAAAATTGATTATTTTATAATTACAAGCATTAAATAATATAAAAGTTACTAACAGGTTTATCGTAATATACATAATAGATTTAACGACACAAATTATGGCAGATCAGTTCTGCTATTGTATACATAAAATACACTACTAATGATATAAATTAATTAATATGTTGTAGAATTTATTCAAATGTTATAATATAAATTTAGGTAAAAGAATACAGGAGGAGTGTAATGAAAAAGAGTATACATGATAAACTTTTAGAGATAACAGAGGAAGAAAGAAAAATTTTAGATGAGAAAGTTTTTAAAGTAGATAAGAGTATTTATACAAATGAGAATAAGTTTATCATTGATAGTAATATGCTTCTTCCTAAAGGCGAATTAATTGATATTAGAAAGCATACTAGATTTATTGATTTTCCAGAACATAATCATAATTACATAGAAGTTAGCTATGTGTATCAGGGAGAACTAAGAGAAAGCATAGATGGAAAAAGTATTACTCTTAAAAGGGGAGAAATTATTTTTTTAAATCAATTTATAACCCATAGAATTGAGGCGGCAAAAGAAGAGGATATAATAATCAATTTTATAATTAAACCTGAGTTTTTTGATTATGTATTAACTTTTTTAGATAATGAAAATGTAATAAGTAAGTTTTTGGTTACAACCTTATATAAAGAATATAACAAGGGGGAATACCTGTATTTTAAAGTAGCAGATCAAGAAGAAATTCAAAAGCTTTTAGAAAAAATCATAATAGAATTGTATTCACCATCGGTTATGAGTAAATCGGCTATAAAGCTTATGGTTGGTCTACTTTTAATTGAACTTATGCGAAATTCTCAATATATGGATAGCTATTCTTCCAATAATTATGAAAAAAAGATTATGATAGATATTTTTAAATATATAGAAGAAAATTATAAGGACGCTGTATTGAGTGATATTTGTGAAAAGTTTAAACAGCCTCATTACAAATTAAGTAGACTAATAAAAAGATATACAGGCATGACCTTTAAAGAACTTTTACAGGAAAAAAGATTAACTAAAGCTGTAGAATTTCTTGAATTCAGTAATTATTCAATATTGGATATTATTGATGCCATAGGATATGAAAATCCAACATATTTCTATAAAATATTTGAACAAAAATATGGAGTTACTCCTAAAAAATATAGGGATGAAATGTGATTAATTTTTAATTTGCATAAAATTAAATAAAAAAATAAGGATAGAAGCTGTATTGCTATAAGTTAGTAATACAGCTTTTTTACGTAATAAGGTAAAAATACACTCAAACTTTTAATGTATAAAAAGTATAATAAGTGCAAATAAGGATAAAAAAAATAAATTATTTGGATATTAAAAAATGCAGAAACGAAGTTTATAATGTAAACATCAGTAAACGTTTTAACAAAAATCTATTATTAAAAAATATTAATTTTTTATGAGCGATATATTAATTTTATCGTTTAGGGAGGAGAATAAAATGATTCGAAAAGGAACTGTAATGAAACTATTTAATGGATTTGAGAAAGAATATGAGCTGCGTCACAGTAAAATATGGCCTGAAATGGTACAAATGTTACATAAGTATGGTGCGAAAAATTATTCTATATTCTTAGATAAAGAAAGTAATAATTTATTTGCATATGTAGAAATAGAAAATGAAGAAAGATGGAATAAAACAGGTGAAACGGAAATTTGTAAAAAATGGTGGAAATATATGAAAGATATTATGGAAACCAATAAGGATAATAGTCCTGTGTCAATTGAATTGAGAGAAGTGTTTCATTTAGATTAAATGTAAAGGTTTAGATAGGAGCGATGAATAATGAATAATAGTGAAGAAAAAAAATCATCTTGGTTACCGACGGTTGCAGCATCCATGGCAAACTATATTGATGCAGGTTCTATTGTTGCTGGTGCAGCAGGTTTATCATTTTGGACAGCGTATCTTCATATGACTGATTTACAGCTGGGAGCCTTGAGTGCTTTTAGTTCAAATGCTATTTCAGCTGCTATTGGTGCATTAATAGGTGGTAAGCTGTGCGATAAATATGGACGTAAGTTTATATATAATTGTTCTATGATATTTTATATGATAGGCGTAGCGCTAATTGTCTTTGCACATAGTTTTCCAGCCTTTTTCATTGGATATGTAATCATAGGTTTATCGGTTGGTTTTGATATTCCAGCATCTTGGACAACCATTGCAGAAGGTGCGCCAGCTAAAAATAGAGCTAAGCATTGTGGATCAGCACAGCTTGCATGGTCAGCAGGTCCAGTTATAGTGTATGTACTTTCAGTTGTACTTGATAGATATGGACTTCTTGGCAGTCGTATAGTTTTCGCACATTTATTTTTCGTGGCATTATTTACTTGGATATTAAGAAGAAGAGTTCCAGAATCAGCATCTTGGAAGGCTGAAAGAGAAAGAGAAAAGGAACTCAGAGCAAAAGGACAAGTAGTAGAAAAGGCTAAATTAAAAAATTTATTTGTGAAAATAAATTTAAGAACATTATTATTTCTAGTGGGAGTTTATTTATTTTGGAATTTAGCAGCAGGAACAATGGGCTTCTTTATGCCATTAATATATCAAACAGTTGGAAATGTATCCTCTAAAACAGCCAATTTGCTTCAAGCAGCTTTATTTGCACTTACAGCAGGTGGAACATACTTTATTTTTATGAAGTTGGGAGATAAAGTAAGCCGTAGAGGTATTTATGCAGTATCCTCTATAATGGCAATAATAGCATGGTCAATATTTATTTTACCTCAGTCCAGTATGAAACCCTTTATGCTTGTTATATTTGTTGTTGTATATGGATTTTCTTGTGGATTTGGTCAACAGCCATTTTATCAATTATGGTCCAGTGAGCTTTTCCCAACAAAATATAGAGGTAGTGCTCAAGGGGTGATGTTCTTTATTGTTCGTGTAGCACTCGGAATATGGAGCTTTGTAATTCCAACAATTATGAGTAAATTTGGCTTTCAATTAGCAGCAGTATGTATGGTAGGTTTTCTTATAATTAGTGCAGCTATTGGAGTTATATTTGCACCAAATACTCAAGGTAGGTCACTTGAGGAAATTGAGAAAGAACGTTATGGTAATGCAGTTTAAAGTAAATAATATTTTAGCTATTTTAAAATATATAAAAATGAGAAAGTGCAAATAAGGATAAAAAATATAATTTATTTGGATATTAAAAATACTAAAAGGATGAACTATAATTTAGGCATAAGTGAAATCGATTAAACCAAGGGGTGAAAATTATTATGAAATACCATTTGGCCGTTGATATAGGTGCTTCAAGCGGTAGACATATACTTGGATATATGGAAAATGGAAAGCTTGAAATAGAAGAAATATATAGATTTGAAAATGGAATAAGTAAAATAGGAGACGAATACTGTTGGGACATCAAAGGTTTATTTAAGGAAGTAAAAAATGGAATAAAAAAGTGCAAAGAAATAGGAAAGATACCAGAGAGTATAGCAATTGATACTTGGGGAGTGGATTTTGTCTTATTAGATGAAAATAATGATATGCTTGGAAACTCAGTGGCATATAGAGATGATAGAACAGAGGGAATGATGGAAAAAGCATTTGAAAAAATTCCTCAGGATATGCTCTATTTGTATACGGGAATTCAATTTCAAAGATTTAATACGTTATATCAACTACTTGCAATAAAGAATAAAAATAAAGAGACTTTAGATAAGGCAAAAACTTTTTTAATGATACCGGATTATTTGAATTTTTTACTTACGGGAAAAAAGGTAAATGAATACACGAATGCCTCAACAACTCAGCTTGTTAATTCTTTTGATAGAACTTGGGATGAAAAAATACTAGAGGAATATGGCATAAATAAGGACATGTTCCAAGAGATAAAGCTTCCTAAGACTAATATAGGTGGATTAAGAAAAGAGTTAGGAGAAGAATTTGGTTTTGATATGGAGGTAATACTTGCAGCAACCCATGATACAGGTTCAGCATTTATAGCTTCGGTTTGTAATGATAGTGACAGTATTTATTTAAGCTCTGGAACCTGGTCCTTAATAGGAGTTGAAAATCGATTTCCAATATGCATTCCTAAGGCAATGGATTACAATTTCACAAATGAAGGTGGAATAGATTATAGATACAGATTTTTAAAGAACATTATGGGACTTTGGGTAATACAAGAGGTTAGAAGGAATTTGGATAATAAATATTCCTTTG
The Clostridium felsineum DSM 794 DNA segment above includes these coding regions:
- the rhaM gene encoding L-rhamnose mutarotase; this encodes MIRKGTVMKLFNGFEKEYELRHSKIWPEMVQMLHKYGAKNYSIFLDKESNNLFAYVEIENEERWNKTGETEICKKWWKYMKDIMETNKDNSPVSIELREVFHLD
- a CDS encoding sugar ABC transporter substrate-binding protein; translation: MKKTSHILILLMIATCFLFTACSSKQAIVYKSKKYRIGLSIPASDDNFRNRVISAIKKDAQSLTDTDLVIVNAKGDPARQKAQISNLVAQKCNAIIVLPVDTEQSGDYTQIAKDSGVPIISANTFLKNQNDAEAYVGSDSITSGIMEAEYAAKQLNGKGNVVILKGEATHEAAIKRTEGIKQVLQNYPNIKIVAEENGDWKRTLGMQITENWIKNSTKFDAVLANNDEMAIGAIMALKNHNLINNVFVGGVDATPDALKFLKEGSLKVTVFQNASGQGSEALKAAYKLVKGEKIDKNIFVPYELVVPSDADKYLKMQGTK
- a CDS encoding methyl-accepting chemotaxis protein, with the protein product MHKNIQGNIRNRSLRVKLITILAGIIIPMTFLSIGTFAIMKNLMNRLDTMIEVTVKSNEIFSLVDTSTSEVNNVVLNKDDKSNNAALKTLRTVKNNINFIKENTTSLNSMKSVDVIERIMSTYEENLNKLIEANKSGNAEQAMKSFKVISLTLNSSNDSIQDLVTNQLTDQRTEKIALLKTASVIGIVIILLIISISILSFTVATYLINTIVSTIKKLVNYATSIAENDLALADIDIKSSDELGVLAEAFNKMKGNLRHLINRINNESSNVTDAAYNLQTNTEQSSKALEQIAVSVQELSEGALIQADQAEKTVSVVNDLFKANKRISENAYKVLSTSDAATNAAVLGNEKLKKVIEQIKIVESKIVPVQSIAELLNQRSNEIKTVVDTITEIASQTNLLALNSAIEAARAGENGKGFAVVADEVKKLAEDSQNATVEITNMLLEIQEKSNTLSKNMISGVQEIKESTSIAETAKQAFNDILNTSSDVDKQMKEISMEIEGIVKEISNVERMSLDIEKIAKSSSESNHDVAAAVEEQTASVEEIFSTTTVLSKMSNELKTLINEFKV
- a CDS encoding AraC family transcriptional regulator, translating into MKKSIHDKLLEITEEERKILDEKVFKVDKSIYTNENKFIIDSNMLLPKGELIDIRKHTRFIDFPEHNHNYIEVSYVYQGELRESIDGKSITLKRGEIIFLNQFITHRIEAAKEEDIIINFIIKPEFFDYVLTFLDNENVISKFLVTTLYKEYNKGEYLYFKVADQEEIQKLLEKIIIELYSPSVMSKSAIKLMVGLLLIELMRNSQYMDSYSSNNYEKKIMIDIFKYIEENYKDAVLSDICEKFKQPHYKLSRLIKRYTGMTFKELLQEKRLTKAVEFLEFSNYSILDIIDAIGYENPTYFYKIFEQKYGVTPKKYRDEM
- the rhaB gene encoding rhamnulokinase yields the protein MKYHLAVDIGASSGRHILGYMENGKLEIEEIYRFENGISKIGDEYCWDIKGLFKEVKNGIKKCKEIGKIPESIAIDTWGVDFVLLDENNDMLGNSVAYRDDRTEGMMEKAFEKIPQDMLYLYTGIQFQRFNTLYQLLAIKNKNKETLDKAKTFLMIPDYLNFLLTGKKVNEYTNASTTQLVNSFDRTWDEKILEEYGINKDMFQEIKLPKTNIGGLRKELGEEFGFDMEVILAATHDTGSAFIASVCNDSDSIYLSSGTWSLIGVENRFPICIPKAMDYNFTNEGGIDYRYRFLKNIMGLWVIQEVRRNLDNKYSFAELVVLAKQYMDFNSIVDVDDDRFLKPDNMIEEIKNYCRETKQKVPNEIGEIAVCVYNSLAHCYKKAVDSLEEIFEKKFKRINIFGGGCKNELLNEIVSKVTEKEILAGPDEATAIGNLVAQLISLGIFKDLSEARQVIKESFNIKKFEPGN
- a CDS encoding MFS transporter, translated to MNNSEEKKSSWLPTVAASMANYIDAGSIVAGAAGLSFWTAYLHMTDLQLGALSAFSSNAISAAIGALIGGKLCDKYGRKFIYNCSMIFYMIGVALIVFAHSFPAFFIGYVIIGLSVGFDIPASWTTIAEGAPAKNRAKHCGSAQLAWSAGPVIVYVLSVVLDRYGLLGSRIVFAHLFFVALFTWILRRRVPESASWKAEREREKELRAKGQVVEKAKLKNLFVKINLRTLLFLVGVYLFWNLAAGTMGFFMPLIYQTVGNVSSKTANLLQAALFALTAGGTYFIFMKLGDKVSRRGIYAVSSIMAIIAWSIFILPQSSMKPFMLVIFVVVYGFSCGFGQQPFYQLWSSELFPTKYRGSAQGVMFFIVRVALGIWSFVIPTIMSKFGFQLAAVCMVGFLIISAAIGVIFAPNTQGRSLEEIEKERYGNAV